The following are encoded in a window of Deinococcus sp. Marseille-Q6407 genomic DNA:
- a CDS encoding recombinase family protein, which produces MLIGYARVSKGDQDSALQLKALQGAGVGQVFKEQASGGRWDRPELHKALEQLREGDVLVVWKLDRLSRSLKDLLTILEQIEQRGAGFRSLTENIDTTTPAGRMMMQMVGSFAEFERAMIQERTKAGLEQARAAGRVGGRRPKLTPAQQEEIREAVRSGRKTAADCARLFGVSQATVSRILAKRWDGISGLHQQ; this is translated from the coding sequence ATGCTGATTGGCTACGCACGAGTCTCCAAAGGCGACCAGGATTCCGCCCTTCAGTTGAAGGCCTTGCAGGGAGCTGGGGTGGGTCAGGTCTTCAAGGAGCAGGCCAGTGGTGGCCGCTGGGATAGACCGGAGTTGCACAAAGCCTTGGAGCAGCTCCGCGAGGGAGATGTCCTGGTGGTCTGGAAACTGGACCGACTCAGCCGGAGCCTGAAAGACCTCCTGACCATCCTGGAGCAAATAGAACAGCGTGGAGCAGGTTTCCGTAGCTTGACCGAGAACATTGATACCACCACCCCAGCAGGACGGATGATGATGCAGATGGTCGGCAGCTTCGCGGAGTTCGAGCGGGCCATGATTCAGGAACGCACAAAAGCTGGCCTGGAGCAAGCCAGAGCCGCAGGTCGGGTGGGGGGCCGCCGTCCCAAGCTGACTCCGGCTCAGCAAGAAGAAATCCGGGAAGCGGTTCGGTCAGGCAGAAAGACAGCGGCGGACTGCGCCCGGCTCTTCGGCGTCAGTCAGGCGACAGTGTCACGCATTCTGGCCAAGAGGTGGGACGGAATTTCAGGCTTACATCAACAATGA
- a CDS encoding transposase has product MYKQASGERTHILSQRILDIPETLYQRRSLEASLHLFHSPGQKTKFSQAEGVSPSALSRFFNIYDWDSDRCWEEMQDFQWRILLDTARHKRRPRMRLSVDLTTVEKVGTQLPYVSVYNGRHGIHLVVLFAEYGELKFPISYRIYQGKHTSTPVTLALDLLEEVPDFVGKRFQVCVLADSGFEAAVFLEGVQRLGFEFVVGVRSNRRTDHPGRVTVADCPHGGYVNLANWSLETLSLGRVIRGDREFFAVSSELLKGDDILAEGKRRWALESFFKEGKHQFGLAQFALRTARGLDRWILMVFLAFTLTTLHRSEALTLNEAARLALYALFPEVRLNHLLGQLRKEQEFLRQHGYSLSYARCNL; this is encoded by the coding sequence GTGTACAAACAGGCTTCAGGGGAGCGCACCCATATTCTCTCACAGCGGATTCTGGACATTCCAGAGACGCTGTACCAACGGCGAAGCCTGGAGGCTTCGCTGCACCTCTTCCACAGTCCAGGTCAGAAGACCAAGTTCAGCCAGGCTGAGGGAGTCAGCCCCAGTGCACTCAGCCGTTTCTTCAACATCTACGACTGGGATTCAGACCGCTGCTGGGAAGAGATGCAGGACTTCCAGTGGCGCATCCTGCTGGATACAGCTCGTCACAAACGTAGACCTCGAATGCGGCTCAGCGTGGATCTGACCACGGTGGAAAAGGTGGGAACTCAGCTGCCCTATGTCAGTGTCTACAACGGTAGGCACGGCATCCATCTGGTGGTCTTGTTCGCCGAATATGGGGAACTGAAGTTCCCCATTTCTTACCGGATCTACCAGGGCAAGCACACCAGCACCCCGGTCACACTGGCCCTCGACTTGCTGGAAGAGGTGCCAGACTTCGTGGGGAAACGCTTTCAGGTCTGTGTACTGGCGGACAGCGGCTTTGAGGCCGCTGTCTTTCTGGAAGGTGTGCAGCGCCTCGGTTTCGAGTTCGTGGTGGGTGTGAGGAGCAACCGGCGCACGGACCATCCTGGGCGGGTGACGGTTGCAGACTGTCCGCATGGGGGGTACGTCAACCTCGCCAATTGGTCCCTGGAAACGCTGTCCCTGGGGAGAGTGATTCGTGGGGACCGCGAATTCTTCGCGGTGTCATCCGAGCTTCTGAAGGGAGATGACATCCTGGCCGAAGGAAAACGGCGTTGGGCGCTGGAATCTTTCTTCAAAGAGGGGAAGCACCAGTTTGGGTTGGCGCAGTTCGCGCTGCGAACTGCCAGGGGTTTGGACCGCTGGATTTTGATGGTCTTCTTGGCCTTCACCCTGACGACGCTGCACCGCTCAGAGGCCCTGACCTTGAATGAAGCTGCACGCTTGGCTCTCTACGCCTTGTTCCCCGAAGTCAGGCTCAACCACCTGCTGGGCCAGCTTCGGAAAGAGCAAGAATTCCTGCGCCAGCACGGCTATTCGCTCAGCTATGCAAGGTGCAACTTATGA
- a CDS encoding AbrB/MazE/SpoVT family DNA-binding domain-containing protein codes for MQVLRKTLSRIGNSEALVITKEMKELTGIGSEVQIEIQGNAIIITPAQDASRPETLARQQRFAQARDQVLSEYDDLFRQLADA; via the coding sequence GTGCAAGTTCTTAGAAAGACCCTTTCTCGAATTGGGAACAGCGAGGCCCTGGTCATCACCAAAGAGATGAAGGAGCTGACAGGCATCGGCAGCGAAGTGCAGATCGAGATTCAGGGGAATGCCATTATCATCACGCCGGCCCAGGACGCATCGCGTCCTGAGACCCTGGCTCGTCAGCAGCGTTTTGCTCAGGCGCGTGACCAGGTGCTGAGTGAGTACGATGACCTTTTCCGCCAATTGGCCGATGCTTGA
- a CDS encoding IS4 family transposase, which yields MIAARSINHHDLSAHMPGISMPQAKKRRADRTFRDEQLDMDFFIALLVVHLPPGKVLLSLDRTNWEHGETPINFLVLGAVVHGFTLPLIWVPLDESWNSHTYARMWLVLKLLRVLPAKRWQGLVADREFIGAEWFRFLRRQGIKRAIRIRHSDMLDDMNGKEWFKHVQHGHFHEIDEKVFVFGELMRVVATRSSTGDLVIIATDFSARKTWKLYKQRWSIECTFSSFKKRGFDLERTGMTERSRLQRLFGLVTLAWMFCLRLGVWFDQTQSIPILKHGRRAVSLVRYGAQHLVDALRWKPQQFMAVLDLLTQPFCPPGGAGSEVVTY from the coding sequence ATGATTGCCGCGAGGAGCATCAATCATCACGACCTGAGTGCCCACATGCCGGGTATCAGCATGCCCCAGGCTAAGAAAAGGCGGGCAGACCGCACCTTCCGGGATGAGCAGCTGGACATGGACTTTTTCATCGCTCTGCTCGTCGTCCATCTTCCACCGGGGAAGGTGTTGCTGAGTCTGGACCGCACCAATTGGGAGCATGGGGAAACGCCCATCAATTTTCTGGTGCTTGGAGCCGTGGTTCATGGCTTCACCCTGCCCCTGATTTGGGTTCCTCTTGATGAGTCTTGGAACAGCCACACCTACGCCCGTATGTGGTTGGTATTGAAGCTCCTCCGCGTCTTGCCAGCGAAACGCTGGCAAGGCCTGGTGGCTGACCGTGAGTTCATCGGTGCGGAGTGGTTCCGTTTTCTCCGTCGTCAAGGCATCAAGCGGGCGATCCGCATTCGGCACAGCGACATGCTGGACGACATGAATGGGAAGGAATGGTTTAAGCACGTCCAGCACGGTCATTTCCATGAAATCGACGAAAAGGTGTTCGTGTTTGGCGAACTCATGCGGGTGGTCGCGACGAGGTCATCCACAGGTGACCTCGTCATCATTGCCACAGATTTCAGCGCTCGGAAGACCTGGAAGCTGTACAAGCAGCGCTGGTCAATCGAGTGCACCTTCAGCAGCTTCAAGAAGCGAGGCTTCGACCTGGAGCGGACTGGGATGACGGAAAGGAGCCGTCTTCAGCGGCTCTTCGGCCTTGTGACACTGGCCTGGATGTTTTGTTTGCGCTTGGGGGTCTGGTTTGACCAGACCCAGTCCATCCCCATTCTCAAGCATGGTCGTAGAGCGGTCAGTCTGGTGCGGTACGGTGCTCAGCATCTCGTAGATGCCTTACGATGGAAACCACAACAGTTCATGGCTGTCCTAGACCTGTTGACCCAGCCTTTTTGCCCACCAGGAGGGGCTGGAAGTGAAGTTGTCACCTACTGA
- a CDS encoding transposase, which translates to MYKQVSGERTHILSQRILDIPETLYQRRSLEASLHLFHSPGQKTKFSQAEGVSPSALSRFFNIYDWDSDRCWEEMQDTQWRMLLDAARHKRRPRLRLSVDLTTVEKVGTQLPYVSVYNGRHGIHLVVLFAEYGELKFPISYRVYQGKYTSTPVTLALDLLEEVPDFVGKRFQVCVLADSGFESAVFLDGVQRLGFEFVVGVRSNRRTDHPGWVTVADCPHGGYVNLANWPLETLTLGRIDRGDREFFAVSSELLEGKDILAEGKRRWALESFFKEGKHQFGLAQFALRTARGLDRWILMVFLAFTLTTLHRSEALTLKEAARLALYALFPEVRLNHLLGQLRKEQEFLRQHGYSLSYARCKL; encoded by the coding sequence GTGTACAAACAGGTTTCAGGGGAGCGCACCCATATTCTCTCACAGCGGATTCTGGACATTCCAGAGACGCTGTACCAACGGCGAAGCCTGGAGGCTTCGCTGCACCTTTTCCACAGTCCAGGTCAGAAGACCAAGTTCAGCCAGGCAGAGGGAGTCAGCCCCAGTGCACTCAGCCGTTTCTTCAACATCTACGACTGGGATTCAGACCGCTGCTGGGAAGAGATGCAGGACACCCAATGGCGCATGTTGCTGGACGCGGCTCGTCACAAACGCAGACCTCGTCTGCGTCTCAGTGTGGACCTGACCACGGTGGAAAAGGTGGGGACTCAACTGCCCTACGTCAGTGTCTACAACGGCAGGCACGGCATCCATCTGGTGGTCTTGTTCGCCGAGTATGGGGAACTGAAGTTCCCCATTTCTTACCGGGTCTACCAGGGCAAGTACACCAGCACTCCCGTCACGTTAGCCCTCGACTTGCTGGAAGAGGTGCCAGACTTCGTGGGGAAACGCTTTCAGGTCTGCGTACTGGCAGACAGTGGATTCGAATCCGCTGTCTTTCTGGACGGTGTGCAGCGCCTGGGTTTTGAGTTCGTGGTGGGTGTGCGGAGCAACCGGCGCACGGACCATCCTGGGTGGGTGACAGTGGCGGATTGTCCGCACGGAGGGTATGTCAACCTCGCCAACTGGCCTCTAGAAACGCTGACCCTGGGGAGAATAGACCGTGGGGACCGTGAATTCTTCGCGGTGTCATCCGAGCTGCTGGAGGGGAAGGACATCCTTGCTGAAGGAAAACGGCGCTGGGCGCTGGAGTCGTTTTTCAAAGAAGGTAAGCACCAGTTTGGGTTGGCGCAGTTCGCGCTGCGAACTGCCAGGGGTCTGGACCGCTGGATTTTGATGGTCTTCTTGGCCTTCACCCTGACGACGCTGCACCGCTCAGAGGCCCTGACCTTGAAGGAAGCTGCACGCTTGGCTCTCTACGCCTTGTTCCCCGAAGTCAGGCTCAACCACCTGCTGGGCCAGCTTCGAAAAGAGCAAGAATTCCTGCGCCAGCACGGCTATTCGCTCAGCTATGCAAGGTGCAAGTTATGA
- a CDS encoding IS982 family transposase produces the protein MAKYRLHHSLGRRHVIRHLYLWARKHFSDRKSCQHQKVTDAMLVALLLSRLIFKHPFASIWWNILKEDRPGLPSYTQAYTRGIKLLPLLEHVASPAQPCAEVVIDSMPLPICRPKRTHLCQFPGAKWGFGTQGEFFGYKLHAWVTPGGQIVQYVIRPANLHDVTVSYELNLRWPEFEGPTIIGDKGYCCLGYVYPPKKNTKYDTGWRESRHPRIRKRIETVFSALVEAQIRSVQTKTLASLKLRVVLAVLAHNLARP, from the coding sequence ATGGCTAAATATCGTCTCCACCATAGTTTAGGACGTCGACACGTCATTCGCCACCTCTATCTCTGGGCCAGGAAGCACTTCAGTGACCGGAAATCCTGCCAGCACCAGAAGGTCACAGATGCCATGCTGGTTGCTCTGCTGCTCTCCCGTCTCATCTTCAAGCATCCATTTGCTTCCATCTGGTGGAACATCCTCAAGGAAGACCGTCCCGGTCTTCCTTCCTACACACAGGCTTACACCAGGGGCATCAAGCTTTTACCACTCTTGGAACATGTTGCCAGCCCAGCTCAGCCGTGCGCCGAGGTTGTGATTGATTCGATGCCCCTCCCCATTTGCCGTCCCAAACGCACTCATCTTTGTCAATTCCCAGGAGCAAAGTGGGGTTTCGGAACTCAGGGTGAGTTCTTCGGATACAAGTTGCACGCCTGGGTCACACCAGGTGGACAAATCGTTCAGTACGTCATCCGACCTGCAAACCTCCACGACGTTACGGTGAGTTACGAGCTGAATCTCAGGTGGCCAGAGTTTGAAGGCCCAACCATCATTGGCGACAAAGGCTATTGCTGTCTAGGCTACGTGTATCCACCCAAGAAGAACACCAAATACGACACGGGATGGCGAGAATCTCGCCATCCCAGAATTCGCAAACGCATTGAAACGGTCTTCTCTGCGCTCGTAGAAGCGCAAATTCGTTCCGTTCAGACCAAAACTCTGGCGTCACTCAAGCTCCGCGTCGTTCTGGCTGTACTCGCGCACAACCTCGCTAGGCCCTAA
- a CDS encoding DNA methyltransferase, with the protein MPMTPETFVQRYKHATVNEKGAAQSHFMDLCQLLGVPTPMEADPEGNEYRFEKPVLKVTGGSGFADIWKRGAFGWEYKGKGKDLNRAYQQLLTYREDLENPPLLVVCDMQTIRVHTNFTGTQKHVEEYDLEDLLKEETRQRLRLLWTALQEFNPARAIELATVAAVESLAKISDALKKEGEDPEETAHFLIRVMFTLFAEDVGLLPKQTFTRLLKAALQHPEDFSPMCQELFEAMKVGRLTMQGRIPYINGGVFEATQAPNLDRTALNRLHDAAQRNWSKIDPIIFGTLFELVIDPEKRWQLGAHYTPLADILDVVEPVIFVPLRKEWETVRAEIQPMLHQIEENRAASGDLFTQQAETEQLTKEVVERLKAFQQRLASVRVMDPAMGSGNFLYVSLRLLLDLELEVRQTIRAVTLDQVPAAQVSPQQLLGMEVNAYAHEIAGMVLHIGYLQWLSEHGEKREVSPVLRSLPGLKHCDAVMDGPAAREWPEAEFIVGNPPFLGYSPMRQQLGGVYVDKLRGAYSGKIPGQSDFVCYFFEQARENVATGRTSRVGLIATNSIGMGENARVLERINESGSIFAAWPDRAWIQSGAAVRTAIVMFDDGSQTDKALLLHEGDERDPKRRRTIRTEVGAIHVDLCSGPDLRSAAQLSRNAGRSFIGVIPGSKHFLLSKQDAQNMQILPNPESHDNSAVIRPFKVGKDVNGHDAQRYIIDFSGLTQNLHLNRRTKSAPRAEILEVCTNRFQGSAPIFSHSGFWTFQRRCTNGEAWRLRCTFSTVQARRSNSAKLKEPAPVH; encoded by the coding sequence ATGCCCATGACGCCAGAAACCTTTGTGCAGCGCTATAAGCACGCCACCGTGAATGAGAAAGGGGCGGCACAAAGTCACTTCATGGACCTGTGCCAGCTTTTAGGTGTTCCAACGCCGATGGAGGCAGACCCCGAAGGCAACGAGTACCGTTTCGAGAAGCCGGTCCTCAAGGTCACCGGAGGCAGTGGTTTTGCGGACATATGGAAACGTGGCGCTTTTGGCTGGGAATACAAGGGGAAGGGCAAAGACCTGAACCGCGCCTACCAACAGCTGCTGACTTACCGGGAAGACCTCGAAAATCCGCCGTTGCTGGTGGTCTGTGACATGCAGACCATCCGGGTGCATACCAACTTCACCGGCACCCAGAAGCATGTCGAAGAGTACGACCTGGAAGACCTGCTGAAAGAAGAGACGCGGCAGCGTTTGCGCCTGCTGTGGACGGCGCTCCAGGAATTTAATCCCGCCCGCGCCATTGAGCTGGCAACCGTCGCTGCTGTGGAGTCTCTGGCAAAAATCAGTGACGCCCTGAAAAAAGAGGGAGAAGACCCGGAGGAGACGGCTCACTTCCTGATTCGCGTGATGTTCACCCTGTTCGCAGAGGACGTGGGACTGCTGCCGAAGCAAACGTTCACACGACTGCTCAAAGCGGCCTTGCAGCACCCGGAAGACTTTTCCCCGATGTGCCAGGAGCTGTTCGAGGCCATGAAGGTAGGCCGCCTGACCATGCAGGGACGCATTCCCTATATCAATGGTGGGGTCTTTGAAGCTACCCAGGCCCCGAACTTAGACCGGACGGCTCTGAACCGGCTGCACGACGCAGCGCAGCGCAACTGGTCAAAGATCGATCCCATTATTTTCGGCACTCTGTTTGAGCTGGTGATTGACCCGGAGAAGCGCTGGCAGCTGGGCGCACATTACACCCCACTGGCCGACATTCTGGACGTGGTGGAGCCGGTCATCTTCGTTCCACTCAGGAAAGAGTGGGAAACGGTACGTGCAGAGATTCAGCCCATGCTGCACCAGATTGAAGAGAACCGTGCCGCGAGCGGTGACCTGTTTACCCAGCAGGCTGAAACCGAACAGTTGACCAAAGAAGTCGTTGAGCGCCTGAAGGCTTTTCAGCAGCGGCTTGCGTCGGTGCGCGTCATGGACCCGGCAATGGGGTCAGGCAACTTTTTGTACGTGTCACTCCGGCTTTTGCTGGACCTTGAGCTGGAAGTTCGCCAAACCATCCGGGCAGTTACCCTTGACCAAGTTCCAGCAGCCCAGGTTTCTCCACAACAGCTTCTAGGTATGGAAGTGAACGCCTACGCCCACGAAATCGCCGGCATGGTGCTGCACATCGGCTACCTGCAATGGCTGTCTGAGCATGGCGAGAAGCGGGAGGTCTCTCCGGTGCTGCGCTCCCTGCCGGGTCTCAAGCACTGTGACGCCGTAATGGACGGTCCAGCAGCACGGGAATGGCCGGAGGCCGAGTTTATTGTGGGCAACCCGCCTTTCCTGGGCTACTCGCCTATGCGGCAGCAACTGGGCGGTGTCTATGTGGACAAGCTGCGCGGCGCCTACAGCGGGAAGATTCCAGGCCAGAGCGACTTCGTGTGTTACTTCTTTGAGCAGGCCAGAGAGAATGTTGCCACCGGCAGAACCAGTCGCGTTGGCCTGATTGCTACCAACTCTATTGGCATGGGAGAAAATGCCCGCGTACTGGAACGCATTAACGAAAGCGGCAGCATCTTTGCCGCGTGGCCTGACCGTGCCTGGATTCAGAGCGGGGCCGCCGTTCGGACAGCCATCGTGATGTTCGACGATGGAAGCCAGACAGACAAAGCACTGCTGCTCCATGAGGGTGACGAGCGTGATCCCAAACGCCGCCGCACTATCCGCACGGAGGTAGGCGCTATTCACGTCGACCTTTGCAGTGGCCCAGATTTACGGAGTGCCGCCCAGCTGAGCAGAAATGCAGGGCGGTCCTTTATCGGGGTGATTCCCGGCAGTAAGCATTTCTTATTGAGCAAGCAGGATGCTCAGAACATGCAAATCTTGCCCAATCCTGAGAGCCACGATAACAGCGCTGTTATCCGACCCTTTAAGGTAGGTAAAGATGTCAACGGCCATGACGCCCAGCGTTACATCATTGATTTCAGTGGCCTGACTCAGAACTTGCACCTGAATAGGCGGACAAAAAGCGCTCCCAGAGCCGAAATTCTGGAAGTGTGTACAAACAGGTTTCAGGGGAGCGCACCCATATTCTCTCACAGCGGATTCTGGACATTCCAGAGACGCTGTACCAACGGCGAAGCCTGGAGGCTTCGCTGCACCTTTTCCACAGTCCAGGCCAGAAGATCAAATTCAGCCAAGCTGAAGGAGCCAGCCCCAGTGCACTGA
- a CDS encoding IS1 family transposase (programmed frameshift): protein MPECPACQSTHTVKNGKAKNGTQTYLCKGCGRRFHPEARPIAHSEATRQQILDAVHERMSLRGVQRVFGVHRNTVIRWNKKGAREVMQTGTVCMTPPEEVVIELDEMWTFVAKKKQTRWIWIALERSTRRVLAWVLGDRSEQTAFKLWERLPLSLEQRLKGTFCTDLWRAYDEPLLGVKRLTRKGETNHVERLNCTLRQRLGRLVRKSLSFSKTDEMLEASLTLAFHRYNLSR from the exons ATGCCGGAGTGCCCAGCCTGTCAAAGCACACACACTGTCAAAAATGGGAAGGCCAAAAATGGCACCCAGACCTACTTATGTAAGGGTTGTGGCCGTCGTTTCCACCCGGAGGCCCGCCCTATAGCGCACAGTGAAGCGACCCGGCAACAAATTCTTGATGCTGTCCACGAGCGGATGAGTCTGAGAGGAGTACAGCGCGTCTTTGGTGTTCACCGCAACACCGTGATCCGGTGGA ATAAAAAAGGGGCCCGTGAAGTGATGCAGACTGGTACAGTCTGCATGACACCTCCAGAAGAAGTGGTCATTGAGCTGGATGAAATGTGGACCTTCGTTGCCAAGAAAAAACAGACGAGGTGGATCTGGATTGCCCTGGAGCGCAGCACCCGCAGGGTGCTGGCCTGGGTATTGGGTGACCGCAGTGAGCAAACAGCGTTCAAGCTCTGGGAACGCTTACCATTGTCCCTTGAGCAGCGACTGAAAGGGACGTTTTGCACCGATCTGTGGCGAGCCTACGATGAACCGCTCTTGGGGGTAAAGCGGCTAACCCGGAAGGGAGAAACGAATCATGTCGAACGATTGAACTGCACGCTGAGACAGCGGCTGGGTCGGCTTGTTCGTAAGTCGTTGTCTTTCTCGAAGACGGACGAAATGCTCGAAGCCAGCCTGACTCTGGCCTTCCACCGATACAACTTGTCACGTTGA
- a CDS encoding toprim domain-containing protein, translating to MKTLVIVESPSKAKTLRGYLGPDYIVEASVGHIRDLPRKADELPERYRSEPWANTGINPDGYKPVYIISPDKTELVSRLQTLAGRCDRVLFATDDDREGEAISWGSGCTNVIY from the coding sequence GTGAAAACTCTGGTTATCGTCGAGTCGCCTTCAAAGGCCAAGACACTCAGGGGATACCTCGGCCCGGACTACATCGTTGAAGCCTCTGTAGGGCATATCCGTGATCTTCCGCGCAAGGCCGACGAATTGCCCGAACGCTACCGCAGTGAACCCTGGGCCAACACCGGCATCAATCCTGACGGCTACAAACCCGTCTATATCATCTCGCCTGATAAAACAGAGCTGGTCAGCCGTCTGCAAACGCTGGCAGGCCGCTGTGACCGCGTGCTGTTCGCTACTGACGATGACCGTGAAGGGGAAGCTATCAGCTGGGGTAGTGGCTGTACCAACGTGATCTACTGA